One window from the genome of Choloepus didactylus isolate mChoDid1 chromosome 2, mChoDid1.pri, whole genome shotgun sequence encodes:
- the LOC119527767 gene encoding LOW QUALITY PROTEIN: malate dehydrogenase, mitochondrial-like (The sequence of the model RefSeq protein was modified relative to this genomic sequence to represent the inferred CDS: substituted 1 base at 1 genomic stop codon): MLSTLARPVGAALCHGFSTSAQSHAKVAVLGASGGTGQPPSLLLKKSPLVSRLTLYDIAHTPGVAANLSHTETRATVKGYLGPEQLPDCLKGCDVVVIPAGVPRKPSMTRDDLFHTNATIVATLTTACAQHCPEATVCIIANLVNSTIPITAEVYKKHGVHDPNKILSVTTLDIVRANTFDAELKGLDPAXVNVPVIGSHTGKTIIPLISQCTPKVDFPQDQLTTFIGQIQEAGTEVVKAKAGASSATLSSAWSGRRSECVFSLVDTMTGKEGVAEFSFVKSQETDCPYFSTPLLLGRKGMEKNLGIGKISPFEEKMIASAIPELNASIKKEEFVKNMK; this comes from the exons ATGCTCTCCACCCTCGCCCGGCCTGTCGGCGCCGCCCTCTGCCACGGCTTCAGCACCTCAGCTCAGAGCCATGCTAAAGTAGCCGTGCTGGGGGCTTCTGGAGGAACTGGGCaacctccttctctcctcctgaAGAAGAGCCCCTTAGTGAGCCGCCTCACCCTCTACGACATCGCTCACACGCCCGGAGTGGCCGCCAATCTGAGCCACACAGAGACCAGAGCAACTGTAAAAGGCTACCTCGGACCAGAACAGCTGCCAGACTGCTTGAAAGGCTGTGATGTGGTGGTTATTCCGGCGGGAGTTCCAAGGAAACCAAGTATGACACGAGATGACCTGTTTCACACCAACGCCACAATCGTGGCCACCCTGACCACGGCCTGTGCCCAGCATTGCCCTGAAGCCACGGTCTGCATCATTGCAAATCTGGTTAACTCCACCATCCCAATCACAGCAGAAGTTTACAAGAAACATGGAGTACATGACCCCAATAAAATCTTAAGTGTGACAACCCTGGACATTGTCAGAGCCAACACTTTTGATGCAGAACTGAAGGGTTTGGATCCAGCCTGAGTCAACGTTCCTGTCATTGGCAGCCACACTGGGAAGACCATCATCCCCCTGATCTCTCAGTGCACTCCCAAGGTGGACTTTCCCCAGGACCAGCTGACCACATTTATCGGGCAGATCCAGGAGGCAGGCACGGAGGTGGTCAAGGCGAAAGCTGGAGCCAGCTCTGCCACCCTGTCCAG CGCCTGGAGTGGCCGCCGATCTGAGTGCGTCTTTTCCCTGGTGGACACAATGACTGGAAAGGAAGGTGTTGCTGAATTTTCCTTTGTGAAGTCACAAGAAACGGactgtccctatttctccacaccgtTACTGCTAGGGAGAAAAGGCATGGAGAAGAACCTGGGCATTGGCAAAATCAGCCCTTTTGAAGAGAAGATGATTGCTTCTGCCATTCCTGAGCTGAACGCCTCAATCAAGAAAGAAGAGTTTGTAAAGAACATGAAATGA